The proteins below come from a single Stutzerimonas stutzeri RCH2 genomic window:
- a CDS encoding Crp/Fnr family transcriptional regulator codes for MSKQSTHLAVLRNHPLFNGLPESALDELEQATCSRRLQAGQTLYYQGDSAQNFFILVHGQLKLHRHSSDGNEHVLGIVRPGGALGETLLYDRRPSHLLTATALRDSLVIQIHNASYRNLLERYPRLAPALLARLSERLNQRLEDIDNLATSSANHRVARFLMLRQKSNSGVVELDIPKRLIASKLGIQPETLSRILHRLSDAGLISMQSRRIDILDQRKLAAFLHDSVDQRCHPMGTGSLTTLRKAG; via the coding sequence ATGTCCAAACAGTCCACACACCTGGCCGTGCTTCGCAACCATCCGCTGTTCAACGGGCTGCCTGAATCGGCGCTCGACGAGCTTGAACAGGCAACCTGCAGCAGACGACTGCAAGCCGGCCAGACCCTTTATTACCAGGGCGACAGCGCCCAGAACTTCTTCATCCTTGTCCACGGCCAGCTCAAGCTGCACCGCCATAGCAGCGACGGCAACGAGCATGTCCTCGGCATCGTGCGTCCCGGTGGCGCACTGGGCGAGACGCTGCTGTACGACAGGCGGCCGAGCCATCTGCTCACCGCCACGGCACTGCGCGACTCGCTGGTGATCCAGATACACAACGCCAGCTACCGCAACCTGCTCGAGCGCTACCCGCGACTGGCGCCGGCGCTGCTCGCCCGGCTGAGCGAGCGGCTCAACCAGCGCCTGGAAGACATCGACAACCTGGCCACGTCCAGCGCCAACCATCGCGTTGCGCGCTTCCTCATGCTTCGGCAGAAGAGCAACAGCGGCGTGGTCGAGCTGGACATACCCAAGCGGCTGATCGCGTCCAAGCTGGGCATCCAGCCGGAGACGCTGTCGCGCATCCTGCATCGCCTGTCCGATGCCGGACTGATCAGCATGCAGAGCCGGCGCATCGACATTCTCGACCAGCGCAAGCTTGCGGCCTTTCTCCACGATTCGGTCGATCAGCGCTGCCATCCAATGGGCACCGGCAGCCTGACCACGCTGCGCAAAGCCGGCTGA
- a CDS encoding DUF411 domain-containing protein, producing the protein MRRLLLLPVLFAGFAQAAEPIAIDVYRDPNCGCCEAWIDHLEANGFTVTDHVVNDMTSVKMEHRVPHRLGSCHTGVIDGKFVEGHVPAADILKLRAQPDLIGAAVPGMPVGSPGMEMGERKDAFKVIGVSKQGKESVLSEYPGN; encoded by the coding sequence ATGCGCCGCCTTCTGCTTCTGCCCGTCCTGTTCGCCGGCTTTGCCCAGGCGGCCGAGCCCATCGCGATCGACGTCTACCGCGACCCCAACTGCGGCTGCTGCGAAGCCTGGATCGACCACCTGGAAGCCAACGGCTTCACGGTGACCGATCACGTGGTCAACGACATGACCTCGGTAAAGATGGAGCACCGTGTTCCGCATCGCCTCGGCTCCTGTCACACCGGCGTGATCGACGGCAAGTTCGTCGAGGGCCATGTGCCGGCCGCCGACATTCTCAAGCTACGCGCACAACCTGACCTGATCGGCGCCGCGGTGCCGGGTATGCCAGTCGGCTCGCCGGGTATGGAAATGGGCGAGCGTAAGGACGCCTTCAAGGTCATCGGCGTCAGCAAGCAGGGCAAGGAAAGCGTGCTTTCCGAGTACCCCGGCAACTGA
- a CDS encoding neutral zinc metallopeptidase: MRWNRARRSDNVVDARGRSGMRLGGGLGLGGIAIVVIIGLLSGQDPLQILGQLASQSGPPVTQQSQRPAGDDPQTEFVRAILGDTEDTWRALFQQHGTQYRDPTLVLFRGGVNSACGFASSAVGPFYCPGDQQVYLDLQFFDEMAQRFSASGDFAQAYVIAHEVGHHVQTLLGVSQQMQAARQRGAKMEGDNGLLVRQELQADCFAGVWAYHAQQRHDWLEEGDLEEALNAANAIGDDNLQKRSQGRVVPDAFTHGTSAQRVRWFRDGFEHGDPTRCDTFKAARL; the protein is encoded by the coding sequence ATGCGCTGGAATCGTGCCCGACGCAGCGACAACGTAGTGGACGCCCGGGGCCGCAGCGGCATGCGCCTCGGCGGCGGCCTGGGCCTGGGTGGCATTGCTATTGTCGTGATCATCGGCCTGCTCTCCGGCCAGGACCCGTTGCAGATTCTCGGTCAGCTGGCCAGCCAGAGCGGGCCTCCGGTTACCCAGCAAAGCCAGCGGCCGGCCGGAGATGACCCGCAGACCGAGTTCGTCCGGGCCATCCTCGGCGACACTGAAGACACCTGGCGCGCCCTGTTCCAGCAGCACGGCACGCAGTACCGCGACCCGACCCTGGTGCTGTTTCGCGGCGGCGTGAATTCAGCCTGCGGCTTCGCCAGTTCGGCGGTGGGCCCGTTCTATTGCCCGGGCGACCAGCAGGTCTACCTCGATCTGCAGTTCTTCGACGAAATGGCCCAGCGCTTCTCAGCCTCCGGTGACTTCGCCCAGGCGTACGTCATCGCCCATGAAGTCGGCCACCACGTGCAGACCCTGCTCGGCGTTTCGCAGCAGATGCAGGCCGCACGCCAGCGCGGTGCGAAGATGGAAGGCGATAACGGCCTGCTGGTGCGCCAGGAACTGCAGGCCGACTGCTTCGCCGGGGTCTGGGCCTATCACGCGCAGCAGCGTCATGACTGGCTGGAGGAAGGCGACCTGGAAGAGGCACTGAACGCCGCCAACGCCATCGGTGATGACAACCTGCAGAAGCGCAGCCAGGGCCGCGTGGTGCCGGATGCCTTCACCCACGGCACCTCGGCGCAGCGGGTACGCTGGTTCCGCGATGGCTTCGAACACGGTGACCCGACACGCTGCGACACCTTCAAGGCCGCGCGGCTGTAG
- a CDS encoding HAD family hydrolase, protein MRIAEVRHWVFDMDGTLTIAVHDFAAIRRALEIPEEDDILHHLAALPAEEAAAKHAWLLEHERELAYAARPAEGARELLHTLRERGCRLGVLTRNAHELAKVTLDAVGMGDCFLPEDILGRDEAPPKPHPGGLLHLAQRWGVAPAAMLMVGDYRFDLECARAAGARGVLVNVPHNEWPELTDLYARDCRVLHGLLSSGEA, encoded by the coding sequence GTGAGGATCGCCGAGGTGCGGCACTGGGTGTTCGACATGGACGGCACCCTGACCATCGCCGTGCACGATTTCGCCGCGATCCGCCGTGCGCTGGAGATCCCCGAGGAAGACGACATCCTCCATCACCTGGCGGCGCTGCCGGCCGAGGAAGCGGCGGCCAAGCACGCCTGGTTGCTCGAACACGAGCGTGAACTGGCCTATGCCGCGCGCCCGGCAGAAGGCGCCCGCGAGCTGTTGCACACGCTGCGCGAGCGTGGCTGCCGGCTTGGCGTGCTCACCCGCAATGCCCACGAGCTGGCGAAGGTGACCCTGGATGCGGTCGGCATGGGCGACTGCTTTCTGCCTGAGGACATTCTCGGTCGCGACGAAGCGCCGCCCAAGCCGCATCCGGGCGGACTGCTGCATTTGGCGCAGCGTTGGGGCGTGGCCCCGGCGGCGATGCTGATGGTCGGCGACTACCGCTTCGATCTGGAATGCGCCAGGGCAGCGGGCGCGCGCGGTGTGCTGGTGAACGTGCCGCACAACGAATGGCCGGAGCTGACCGATCTGTACGCGCGGGATTGCCGGGTTCTGCACGGGCTGCTGTCTTCGGGCGAGGCTTGA
- the tesB gene encoding acyl-CoA thioesterase II, whose translation MTQILDGLVNLLTLERIEENLFRGASQDLGFPQLFGGQVLGQVISAASQTVTPERHVHSLHGYFLRPGDSHQPVVYDVDRVRDGGSFTTRRVSAIQKGQTIFTGIASFQAGESGYEHQLPMPDVVGPDDLPNEWELLHKLSPMVPERVMEKLRRPKPIEIRPVTLVDPANPQPIEPVRHLWFRADGSLPDSPALHKYLLAYASDFSFIGTALQPHGVSSWSKFIQLASLDHAIWFHREVKMDDWLLYSIDSPWAGNARGFARGSIFNRQGQLVASVAQEGLIRVREDWM comes from the coding sequence ATGACTCAGATACTCGACGGGCTGGTCAACCTGCTGACCCTGGAACGCATCGAGGAAAACCTCTTCCGCGGTGCCAGCCAGGATCTCGGCTTTCCCCAGCTGTTCGGCGGCCAGGTCCTCGGCCAGGTGATCTCCGCTGCCAGCCAGACGGTGACGCCGGAGCGCCATGTGCATTCGCTGCACGGCTATTTCCTGCGTCCTGGCGACTCGCACCAGCCGGTGGTGTACGACGTCGATCGGGTGCGCGATGGCGGCAGCTTCACCACGCGCCGGGTCAGCGCGATTCAGAAGGGGCAGACCATCTTCACCGGCATCGCCTCGTTCCAGGCCGGGGAGAGCGGCTACGAGCACCAGTTGCCGATGCCGGACGTGGTTGGGCCGGACGACCTGCCCAACGAGTGGGAGCTGCTGCACAAGCTGTCGCCGATGGTGCCCGAGCGGGTGATGGAGAAGCTGCGTCGGCCCAAGCCCATCGAGATCCGCCCGGTGACCCTGGTCGATCCGGCCAATCCGCAGCCGATCGAACCGGTGCGCCACCTGTGGTTCCGCGCCGACGGCTCGCTGCCCGACAGCCCTGCGCTGCACAAGTACCTGCTGGCCTACGCCTCGGACTTCAGCTTTATCGGCACCGCGTTGCAGCCCCATGGCGTCAGTTCGTGGAGCAAGTTCATTCAGCTGGCCAGCCTCGATCACGCCATCTGGTTCCACCGCGAGGTGAAGATGGACGACTGGCTGCTGTATTCCATCGACAGCCCCTGGGCCGGCAATGCGCGCGGCTTCGCCCGTGGCAGCATCTTCAACCGCCAGGGCCAGCTGGTCGCCTCGGTGGCGCAGGAAGGCCTGATCCGCGTGCGCGAGGACTGGATGTGA
- a CDS encoding GNAT family N-acetyltransferase, with protein sequence MVARIALETPRLRLRHWHDDDLELLARLCADPEVMRYCSALMSRDDCAALMVRSRLHFVRHRFGLWALERKDSKAFIGYCGLASCSLPSPTPALELLWAVACDQWGQGLVHEAAQAVLDCAFGELGLPEVVACAAQINEPATQLLEGLGMRAEHASSFGHPDLAPEHPLHLQVLYRLQRDDWRQ encoded by the coding sequence ATGGTCGCACGAATCGCACTTGAGACACCGCGGCTCAGGCTGCGCCACTGGCATGACGACGATCTCGAGTTGTTGGCGCGGCTGTGCGCCGACCCGGAAGTGATGCGCTATTGCTCGGCGCTGATGTCGCGTGACGACTGTGCGGCGCTGATGGTGCGCAGTCGCTTGCACTTCGTGCGTCACCGCTTCGGCCTGTGGGCGCTGGAGCGCAAGGACAGCAAGGCGTTCATCGGTTACTGCGGGCTCGCCTCGTGTTCCTTGCCTTCGCCGACGCCCGCGCTCGAGCTGCTCTGGGCTGTGGCCTGCGATCAGTGGGGGCAGGGTCTGGTCCATGAGGCCGCGCAAGCTGTACTTGACTGCGCCTTTGGCGAGCTCGGCCTGCCCGAGGTGGTCGCCTGTGCGGCGCAGATCAACGAGCCGGCCACGCAGCTGCTGGAAGGGCTCGGCATGCGCGCGGAGCACGCAAGCTCGTTCGGCCATCCCGATCTGGCGCCTGAACACCCTCTGCATTTGCAGGTGCTCTACCGCCTGCAGCGGGACGATTGGCGACAATAA
- a CDS encoding histone deacetylase produces MSLPLVFHDDYSPPLPPGHRFPMEKFRLLRDHLVALGLTTDATLLRPELCGHDILALAHDPDYVARYCSGEMGRDELRRLGLPWSPELAQRTVRAVGGSLLAAEQALQHGLACHLAGGTHHAHRDHASGFCIFNDLAVIALYLLESGRVGRVLIFDCDVHQGDGTARILENIPDAVTVSLHCEKNFPTRKAHSDWDIPLPPGMGDEAYLKVVHDTLNYLLPIYQPDLVLYDAGVDVHRDDALGLLSLSDAGLAARDSAVLDHCLGRDIPVVGLIGGGYDKDRALLARRHATLHVSAHSAWQRHGLG; encoded by the coding sequence ATGTCGCTTCCCCTGGTCTTCCACGATGATTACAGCCCGCCGCTGCCACCGGGCCATCGCTTCCCCATGGAGAAGTTTCGTCTGCTGCGCGACCATCTGGTCGCCTTGGGTTTGACCACAGACGCAACGCTATTGCGCCCCGAGCTATGCGGCCACGACATTCTGGCGCTGGCACACGACCCTGACTACGTCGCGCGCTACTGCAGCGGCGAGATGGGCCGCGACGAGCTGCGCCGCCTCGGCCTGCCCTGGAGTCCGGAGCTGGCGCAGCGTACGGTGCGCGCCGTGGGCGGCTCGCTGCTAGCGGCCGAGCAGGCACTGCAGCACGGCCTGGCCTGCCATCTGGCGGGTGGCACGCACCATGCCCACCGAGACCACGCCTCGGGTTTCTGCATCTTCAACGACTTGGCGGTGATCGCGCTGTATCTGCTGGAAAGCGGGCGTGTCGGGCGCGTGCTGATCTTCGACTGCGACGTGCATCAGGGCGACGGCACCGCGCGCATCCTGGAAAACATACCCGATGCGGTGACCGTCTCGCTGCACTGCGAAAAGAACTTCCCCACGCGCAAGGCCCACAGCGACTGGGATATCCCGCTGCCGCCGGGCATGGGCGACGAGGCCTATCTCAAGGTGGTGCACGACACGCTGAACTACCTGCTGCCAATCTACCAGCCAGACCTGGTGCTCTACGATGCCGGTGTGGATGTGCATCGCGACGACGCCCTCGGCCTGCTCTCGCTCAGCGATGCAGGCCTGGCGGCGCGCGACAGTGCCGTGCTGGATCACTGCCTCGGCCGTGATATTCCGGTGGTTGGCCTGATCGGCGGCGGCTACGACAAGGACCGCGCCCTGCTCGCCCGCCGCCACGCGACCTTGCATGTCAGCGCCCACTCGGCCTGGCAGCGCCACGGACTCGGCTGA
- a CDS encoding TIGR03862 family flavoprotein: MTPPAPSYRVAIIGGGPAGLMAAEVLGQAGVTVDLYDAMPSVGRKFLLAGVGGMNITHAEDYAAFVNRYGERAGELRPLLDAFTPAALREWIHGLGIDTFVGSSGRVFPSDMKAAPLLRAWLKRLRESGVQLHTRQRWLGWDEHGALRIAGPQGETRVAAHATLLALGGGSWARLGSDGAWVRLLQNRGIAIAPLQPANCGFEVAGWSEHLREKFAGAPLKTVSLALPGEAPRKGEFVLTATGIEGSLVYALSARIRETINRDGAATVLLDLLPDRSQVQIADALARPRGSQSMAKHLHRQLKLDGVKAALLRELTDATTFHDPQALAAAIKALPIRLLHPRPLDEAISSAGGVPFEALDANLMLRQLPGVFCAGEMLDWEAPTGGYLLTACFASGRAAAEGMLRWLRDH, translated from the coding sequence ATGACCCCGCCCGCCCCTTCCTACCGTGTCGCCATCATCGGCGGCGGCCCCGCCGGGCTGATGGCCGCCGAAGTGCTCGGCCAGGCCGGGGTCACCGTCGATCTGTACGACGCCATGCCGTCGGTGGGGCGCAAGTTCCTCCTTGCCGGGGTCGGCGGCATGAACATCACCCATGCCGAGGACTACGCCGCCTTCGTCAACCGCTACGGCGAACGCGCCGGCGAGCTGCGCCCGCTGCTGGACGCTTTCACACCCGCCGCGCTGCGCGAATGGATTCACGGGCTGGGCATCGACACCTTCGTCGGCAGTTCCGGCCGGGTGTTCCCTAGCGACATGAAGGCCGCGCCGTTGCTGCGCGCCTGGCTCAAGCGCCTGCGCGAGAGCGGCGTGCAGCTGCACACCCGCCAGCGCTGGCTGGGCTGGGACGAGCACGGCGCGCTGCGTATCGCCGGGCCGCAAGGCGAAACCCGAGTCGCGGCGCACGCCACCCTGCTCGCCCTCGGCGGCGGCAGCTGGGCGCGACTGGGCTCGGATGGCGCCTGGGTACGGTTGCTGCAAAACCGCGGCATTGCCATCGCACCGCTGCAGCCGGCCAATTGTGGCTTCGAAGTGGCCGGCTGGAGCGAGCACCTGCGCGAGAAATTCGCCGGCGCGCCGCTGAAGACGGTGAGCCTGGCGTTGCCCGGCGAAGCCCCGCGCAAGGGCGAGTTCGTGCTCACCGCCACGGGTATCGAGGGCAGCCTGGTCTATGCGCTGTCCGCGCGCATCCGTGAGACGATCAATCGCGACGGCGCCGCGACCGTGCTGCTCGACCTGCTGCCGGATCGCAGCCAGGTACAGATTGCCGACGCTCTGGCCAGACCGCGCGGTTCGCAGTCGATGGCCAAGCATCTGCATCGCCAGCTGAAGCTCGATGGGGTCAAGGCGGCACTGTTGCGCGAACTGACCGATGCCACCACGTTCCATGACCCGCAGGCGCTGGCCGCGGCGATCAAGGCGCTGCCCATCCGCCTGCTGCACCCGCGCCCGCTGGACGAAGCCATCAGCAGCGCTGGCGGGGTACCGTTCGAGGCACTGGATGCCAACCTCATGCTGCGTCAACTGCCCGGCGTGTTCTGCGCCGGCGAGATGCTCGACTGGGAAGCACCCACCGGTGGCTATCTGCTGACCGCCTGTTTCGCCAGCGGAAGAGCCGCGGCCGAGGGCATGCTGCGCTGGCTGCGCGACCACTAG
- a CDS encoding ATP-binding protein, with protein sequence MAVNAIPVDQRVIDIDSRRFASIEKALVELITNSDDSYARLEAAGVAVSGQILVQYERHRRGALLAVTDQAQGMPFAAACSILSYGGAHSPLAQGTGGGRGYFGRGLKQAIFGLGYGWLETIHGGRLSRIELFRAENGGYLYDDGGQDRTVTERDRERLGIAGNGTRVAIIIESSQVRISQFSALSESLANNIYLRDVLGRRHMEMAHLRDGVEIERSGRISFEEPSSLLLLGPDLAGEFHCDGQTFAFHLTLKRALDAQLVPRGDERTSGLLVLSGTAALDCQLFDYENQVGTEYLFGTVRCPALSEQLGQGVAVISDERAGLNLKTPLVAAFARAVSQLIAPFVMAEQEKLRHLERATTSGRTAHMIEHLLQRMSQAAIHDFGIVAPASATTVPSDTDAQPAALRFSTPFYYRQPERPFHIRLLLDPQQLPPDTILQVDASLSEGLSIDPAPAPVPLQALRDKPCMEWTVAGQSAAAHGEIVVRAGNYLAWCEIVIAEHASTHAHHHPAGQHHATAHRPARDHGEAMFTGYEFRYLGEDRDRAVYSPEERKILINTAAPTVQLYVDGHGNFRDSARLLLAELFMDVIAEELARRKLGKSALADDVAAFHAAKREIIRRYGSDIHLTFMGG encoded by the coding sequence ATGGCCGTCAACGCAATCCCGGTGGATCAACGTGTCATCGACATCGACTCCAGGCGCTTCGCTTCGATCGAGAAGGCGCTGGTCGAACTGATCACCAACAGCGACGACAGCTACGCCCGACTGGAGGCAGCGGGTGTGGCAGTTTCCGGGCAGATCCTCGTGCAGTACGAGCGTCACAGGCGCGGTGCTCTGCTGGCCGTCACCGACCAGGCCCAGGGCATGCCGTTCGCCGCGGCCTGCTCGATTCTCAGCTATGGCGGCGCACACAGCCCGCTGGCGCAGGGCACCGGTGGCGGGCGCGGTTATTTCGGCCGTGGCCTCAAGCAGGCGATCTTCGGCCTTGGCTACGGCTGGCTGGAAACCATCCATGGAGGACGGCTGTCGCGGATCGAACTGTTCCGCGCCGAGAACGGCGGCTATCTCTACGATGACGGTGGCCAGGATCGCACGGTGACCGAGCGCGACCGGGAGCGCCTCGGCATTGCCGGCAACGGCACGCGCGTCGCCATCATCATCGAAAGCAGCCAGGTGCGTATTTCCCAGTTCAGCGCCCTGAGCGAGTCGCTGGCCAACAACATCTATCTGCGCGACGTGCTCGGCCGTCGGCACATGGAGATGGCGCATCTGCGTGACGGCGTCGAGATCGAGCGCAGCGGGCGGATCAGTTTCGAGGAACCGTCGTCACTGTTGTTGCTCGGCCCGGACCTGGCGGGCGAATTCCACTGCGACGGCCAGACCTTTGCCTTCCACCTGACACTCAAGCGCGCGCTGGACGCGCAACTGGTGCCGCGCGGTGACGAGCGCACCAGCGGCCTGCTGGTGCTTTCCGGCACGGCGGCGCTGGATTGCCAGCTGTTCGACTACGAGAACCAGGTCGGCACCGAATACCTGTTCGGCACCGTCCGCTGCCCGGCGCTCAGCGAGCAGCTCGGCCAGGGTGTCGCGGTGATCAGCGACGAACGCGCCGGGCTGAACCTGAAGACACCATTGGTGGCGGCATTCGCCCGGGCGGTCAGCCAGTTGATCGCCCCGTTCGTGATGGCCGAGCAGGAAAAACTCAGACACCTGGAACGCGCCACCACCTCCGGGCGCACCGCACACATGATCGAGCACCTGTTGCAGCGCATGAGCCAGGCGGCGATCCACGATTTCGGCATCGTGGCGCCGGCCAGCGCAACGACAGTCCCCTCGGACACCGATGCGCAACCGGCTGCGCTGCGCTTCAGCACGCCGTTCTACTATCGCCAGCCGGAGCGCCCATTTCACATCCGCTTGCTGCTCGATCCACAGCAACTGCCACCGGACACGATCCTGCAGGTGGACGCCAGCCTCAGCGAAGGGCTGAGCATCGATCCGGCGCCCGCGCCTGTTCCGCTACAGGCGCTACGCGACAAGCCATGCATGGAGTGGACGGTCGCCGGCCAGTCGGCGGCCGCTCATGGCGAGATCGTCGTGCGCGCCGGCAACTACCTGGCCTGGTGCGAGATTGTTATCGCCGAGCACGCGTCGACACATGCTCACCACCACCCCGCGGGGCAACACCATGCCACTGCGCACCGCCCTGCGCGCGATCACGGTGAGGCCATGTTCACCGGCTACGAGTTCCGCTATCTCGGCGAAGACCGGGATCGCGCCGTCTACAGTCCGGAAGAACGCAAGATCCTGATCAATACCGCGGCACCCACCGTGCAGCTGTACGTCGACGGCCACGGCAACTTCCGCGATTCGGCACGCCTGCTGCTGGCCGAGCTGTTCATGGACGTGATCGCCGAGGAACTGGCGCGCCGGAAGCTGGGCAAATCGGCGCTGGCCGACGACGTCGCCGCGTTCCATGCGGCCAAGCGCGAGATCATTCGCCGCTACGGCAGCGACATCCACCTGACCTTCATGGGCGGCTGA
- a CDS encoding acyltransferase family protein, whose product MEHPARSENNFDFLRFLAAMMVVVSHSFWLYERSNPLAVAGGQFGIGPIAVYMFFVISGFLITASWQNSQQVFAFFAKRLLRILPALTVVTLLTVLVVGPLATDLPLGRYYSDSQTWGYLSNLFFWGQYRLPGVFAANPFPHTVNGSIWTLPFVILMDLSLVGLALSGLLRRSTVLVGALALMLLNIGLLTLLDVDSRGLVNLIRLGAYFYAGVALYLLFDRVPRGGVLALALAVVLAVGIGAGVGGVAAMLTLPYLVVYLAFARIPRLARFGRHGDFSFGIYLFGFPLQQLLIHWLGTEQLSLYGFIALSMTASLAMGVLSFHLVERPALRLRRYLPSRPFAGAMQATVTRLTR is encoded by the coding sequence ATGGAGCATCCGGCACGCAGCGAAAACAATTTCGACTTTCTGCGCTTTCTCGCGGCGATGATGGTGGTGGTCAGTCACAGCTTCTGGCTGTATGAACGCAGCAATCCGCTGGCGGTAGCTGGGGGGCAGTTCGGTATCGGTCCGATTGCCGTCTACATGTTCTTCGTGATCAGCGGATTCCTGATCACCGCGTCTTGGCAGAACAGCCAGCAGGTCTTCGCGTTCTTTGCCAAACGGCTGCTGCGGATCTTGCCGGCCCTGACGGTGGTGACGCTGCTGACCGTTCTGGTAGTCGGGCCGCTGGCGACCGATCTGCCGCTTGGCCGCTATTACAGCGACAGCCAGACCTGGGGCTACTTGTCCAACCTGTTCTTCTGGGGCCAGTATCGACTGCCCGGCGTGTTTGCGGCCAACCCCTTTCCGCATACGGTCAACGGCTCCATCTGGACGCTGCCGTTCGTAATCTTGATGGACCTTTCGCTCGTCGGCCTGGCCCTGAGCGGCCTTCTGCGGCGCTCGACGGTGCTGGTTGGCGCTCTTGCCCTGATGTTGCTCAACATCGGCCTGCTGACACTGCTCGACGTGGATAGCCGTGGCTTGGTCAACCTGATCCGGCTCGGTGCCTACTTTTACGCGGGCGTGGCACTGTACCTGTTGTTTGACAGGGTTCCGCGCGGCGGCGTGCTGGCTCTTGCGCTGGCCGTGGTGTTGGCGGTCGGCATCGGTGCTGGCGTTGGGGGCGTCGCGGCGATGCTGACCCTGCCCTATCTGGTCGTATATTTAGCTTTTGCGAGAATTCCGCGGCTGGCGCGCTTCGGTCGCCATGGCGATTTCTCGTTCGGTATCTACCTCTTCGGTTTTCCCTTGCAACAGCTGCTGATCCACTGGCTCGGCACCGAACAGCTCTCGCTGTACGGCTTCATCGCGCTGAGCATGACCGCCAGCCTGGCCATGGGCGTGCTGTCGTTCCACCTGGTGGAGCGCCCGGCGCTGCGCCTGAGGCGTTACCTGCCGTCGCGCCCGTTTGCCGGCGCGATGCAGGCGACGGTCACCCGGCTGACTCGCTGA
- a CDS encoding DEAD/DEAH box helicase gives MTFASLGLIDPLLRTLETLDYRKPTPVQIEAIPAVLKGRDLMAAAQTGTGKTAGFALPLLQRLTMEGAKVASNSVRALVLVPTRELAEQVHESFRVYGQNLPLRTYAVYGGVSINPQMMALRKGIDVLVATPGRLLDLYRQNAVGFNQLQALVLDEADRMLDLGFADELDQLFSALPKKRQTLLFSATFSEAIRQMARELLRDPLSVEVSPRNAAAKTVKQWLVPVDKKRKSELFLHLLAEKRWGQVLVFVKTRKGVDQLVDELQAAGISSDAIHGDKPQASRLRALERFKAGEVQVLVATDVAARGLDIHDLPQVVNFDLPIVAEDYVHRIGRTGRAGATGEAVSLVSADEVDQLAAIETLINQVLPRHDELGFVPDHRVPTTTLGGQIIKKPKKPKKPKDAGGKGKIHLGNWFDESEKPNAKPIRKVPSLGGGKPAKKR, from the coding sequence ATGACCTTCGCCTCCCTGGGCCTGATCGATCCGCTGCTGCGGACCCTGGAAACCCTCGATTACCGCAAGCCGACGCCGGTGCAGATCGAAGCCATTCCCGCCGTGCTCAAGGGCCGCGACCTGATGGCGGCGGCGCAGACCGGCACCGGCAAGACCGCTGGCTTCGCCCTGCCATTGCTGCAGCGCCTGACCATGGAAGGCGCCAAGGTGGCGAGCAATTCGGTACGCGCGCTGGTACTGGTGCCGACCCGCGAGCTGGCCGAGCAGGTGCACGAGAGTTTTCGCGTCTACGGGCAGAACCTGCCGCTGCGCACCTATGCGGTGTATGGCGGGGTCAGCATCAATCCGCAGATGATGGCGCTGCGCAAGGGCATCGACGTGCTGGTGGCCACGCCCGGTCGCCTGCTCGACCTCTACCGGCAGAACGCGGTGGGCTTCAACCAGTTGCAGGCGCTGGTGCTGGACGAGGCTGACCGCATGCTCGACCTCGGTTTCGCCGACGAGCTGGATCAGCTGTTCTCCGCTCTGCCGAAGAAGCGCCAGACGCTGCTGTTTTCCGCGACCTTCTCCGAGGCGATCCGGCAGATGGCCCGCGAGCTGCTGCGCGATCCGCTGTCGGTCGAGGTCAGCCCGCGCAACGCCGCGGCGAAGACGGTCAAACAGTGGCTGGTGCCGGTGGACAAGAAGCGCAAGAGCGAACTGTTCCTGCACCTGCTGGCGGAGAAGCGCTGGGGCCAGGTGCTGGTGTTCGTCAAGACGCGCAAGGGCGTCGATCAGCTGGTCGACGAGCTGCAGGCTGCGGGCATTTCCAGCGATGCGATCCACGGCGACAAGCCACAGGCCTCGCGGCTGCGCGCGCTGGAGCGCTTCAAGGCGGGCGAAGTGCAGGTGCTGGTGGCGACCGATGTCGCCGCGCGCGGGCTGGACATCCATGATCTGCCGCAGGTGGTCAACTTCGACCTGCCGATCGTCGCCGAGGATTACGTACACCGCATCGGCCGTACCGGTCGCGCCGGCGCCACGGGCGAAGCGGTTTCCCTGGTCAGTGCCGATGAAGTCGATCAGCTCGCCGCCATCGAAACCCTGATCAACCAGGTGCTGCCGCGCCACGACGAGCTGGGCTTCGTGCCGGACCACCGCGTGCCGACCACCACACTGGGCGGGCAGATCATCAAGAAGCCGAAGAAACCGAAAAAGCCCAAGGATGCCGGCGGCAAGGGCAAGATCCATCTCGGCAACTGGTTCGACGAGAGCGAAAAGCCCAACGCCAAGCCGATTCGCAAGGTACCGAGCCTGGGCGGCGGCAAACCGGCGAAAAAGCGCTGA